In Hydra vulgaris chromosome 06, alternate assembly HydraT2T_AEP, a genomic segment contains:
- the LOC100198709 gene encoding mucosa-associated lymphoid tissue lymphoma translocation protein 1 isoform X2 has product MAEPLIKDLPDRLCWHIAFILDKTSKPNWKTLISKIQNNPYDSKTINKFYMEVLSPHGSPSMKLLEDLGRKNKTVSQLVTWLECFVEWNELVSLLNRAKKKEIYPLILRQFPEESVFLGNEVTLSVEASGELPLYFQWFKGKKKLDGETKSVLQISPICSEIVGNYICRVWNQFGFVFSKWIKVCDGVHLSNLPTITTHPRSSSFENGGTLRLYSDAVGNPPPMFQWFFNGKCLIGQCGRDLVIEQATIDNEGLYQMQASNKYGTVTSLSSNVVCLKSSNNSLLEGRGVPSLDSIDKKVVPSNLPSQKVALLIGNGEYYQEEKLGKLVHPINDVHEIAETLRIIGFKVVSLVNLDFFAMKRAIDFFYDQLDSGTYGLFYFAGHGFEVNNEVYLMPVNATENFSVDENIPISRILRTLAIKHAKLSVLLIDCCRSKPEYNQPCISNPLPKLLDTTSDSMLPHTIQDKNVIIGFGCCSQSRVMESPVMNNSFYAKYLIEYIVKPIKVDDMLYEVARCIDLSNIIDPSSGKKQVMYRHSTVVEEMKLTDEVLLSTFQTRLSNLWELAHIAPESPITILQNNSITIKLSFAAEFSNVLLIHSVVENHNKNEYCDVKFILPHKIGGAPVEIARICNSGGFLEFVRISNLERLEGDISIHLNVTYESFGVTKQYLTSYSIKEKPLYAKVASTTEG; this is encoded by the coding sequence TGGAAAACGTTAATAAGTAAAATTCAGAATAATCCTTACGAcagtaaaacaataaataagttttatatggAAGTGCTTTCCCCCCATGGAAGTCCAAGCATGAAACTACTTGAAGATTTAGGtcgtaaaaataaaacagtgtCTCAACTTGTAACATGGCTTGAGTGCTTTGTAGAATGGAATGAATTAGTTTCTCTTTTAAATCGTGCTAAAAAAAAGGAGATTTATCCACTTATATTAAGACAATTTCCTGAAGAAAGTGTTTTTTTAGGAAACGAAGTAACACTAAGTGTAGAAGCAAGCGGGGAACTTCCGTTATATTTTCAATGGtttaaaggcaaaaaaaaattggacgGTGAAACAAAATCGGTGTTGCAAATTTCTCCGATTTGCTCAGAAATTGTTGGAAACTATATTTGTCGAGTATGGAACCAATTtggttttgtttttagtaaatggaTAAAAGTTTGCGATGGAGTACATCTTTCAAACTTGCCAACAATTACAACACACCCTAGATCATCTTCATTTGAAAATGGTGGCACACTACGTTTATATAGTGATGCTGTTGGTAACCCACCACCAATGTTTCAATGGTTTTTCAACGGAAAATGTTTAATTGGACAATGCGGACGTGATTTAGTAATTGAGCAAGCAACCATAGATAACGAAGGATTATATCAAATGCAAGCGTCTAATAAATATGGAACTGTAACATCGTTATCCTCTAATGTAGTTTGTTTAAAATCGTCGAACAACAGCTTGCTTGAGGGTAGAGGTGTTCCATCTTTAGACAGCATTGATAAAAAAGTTGTGCCGTCAAATTTACCTTCTCAAAAGGTAGCACTTTTAATTGGCAATGGTGAATATTATCAAGAAGAAAAACTGGGCAAACTTGTTCACCCAATTAACGATGTACATGAGATTGCCGAAACATTAAGAATAATTGGATTTAAAGTTGTCTCACTTGTCAATCTTGACTTTTTTGCCATGAAAAGAgcaattgactttttttatgatCAGTTAGATTCTGGAACATacggtttattttattttgcaggCCACGGTTTTGAAGTTAATAATGAAGTTTATTTAATGCCTGTAAATGCAACCGAGAATTTCTCTGTTGATGAAAACATTCCTATTTCTAGAATTTTAAGAACTCTTGCTATTAAACACGCTAAACTGAGTGTGCTGCTTATTGATTGCTGTCGATCAAAACCAGAATACAATCAGCCTTGTATCAGTAATCCGCTTCCAAAACTTTTAGATACAACATCCGATTCAATGTTACCACACACAATTcaagataaaaatgttataattggATTTGGATGCTGTTCTCAGAGCCGAGTGATGGAGTCACCAGTTatgaataatagtttttatgctAAGTATCTTATAGAATACATTGTTAAGCCAATTAAAGTAGACGATATGTTATATGAAGTTGCTCGGTGCATTGACTTGTCAAACATTATTGATCCATCGAGTGGAAAAAAACAAGTTATGTATAGACACAGCACAGTTGTTGAAGAAATGAAGTTGACAGATGAAGTACTTCTTTCAACGTTTCAAACACGTTTATCCAACTTGTGGGAACTAGCGCATATTGCACCAGAATCACCAATAACAATTTTACAGAATAACTCTATTAccataaaattaagttttgctGCTGAGTTTTCAAATGTATTATTAATCCATAGCGTTGTGGAAAATCACAACAAAAATGAATATTGTGATGTAAAGTTCATTTTGCCTCACAAGATTGGAGGGGCTCCAGTTGAGATTGCTCGAATATGCAACTCGGGTGGTTTTTTGGAATTTGTAAGAATATCAAACTTAGAACGGTTAGAAGGTGACATAAGTATACATTTGAACGTAACTTATGAAAGTTTTGGGGTTACAAAACAATATCTTACTTCGTACTCTATTAAGGAAAAACCGTTGTATGCGAAAGTAGCTTCAACTACCGAAGGGTAA